The proteins below are encoded in one region of Pirellulales bacterium:
- a CDS encoding HNH endonuclease signature motif containing protein: MPHLPPTHRPLSRAAQANTRAQYDRDRGGDPRRAFYSSRAWRRARLAHLRGEPLCRECAAQGRDTAAAEVDHILPRDPRFPDRDLDPGNLQSLCKKHHSQKTMRELNRRKRGSP; encoded by the coding sequence ATGCCCCATCTGCCTCCCACGCATCGACCGCTGTCCCGCGCCGCGCAGGCCAACACGCGCGCCCAGTACGATCGCGATCGCGGCGGCGATCCGCGGCGTGCGTTCTATTCCTCGCGCGCCTGGCGGCGGGCCCGGCTGGCCCATTTGCGGGGCGAGCCGTTATGCCGTGAGTGCGCGGCGCAGGGGCGCGATACCGCGGCTGCCGAAGTCGACCACATTCTGCCGCGCGACCCGCGTTTTCCTGATCGCGACTTGGATCCGGGCAATCTGCAGAGCCTCTGCAAGAAGCACCATTCGCAAAAAACCATGCGCGAGCTCAACCGCCGCAAGAGAGGTTCACCGTGA
- a CDS encoding LamG domain-containing protein, with product MCTGRGRSVAHRANAIYWWNPYLPGTIQQRTVARLTKASSQYFKIADAGAGDPFNFQTGGVSSTWTSCFWVRFNSISNNDGLLNKTQFDATLNNGVWLLRLGGTLGANLEFWAWKGATSSGAAVVSVPASVTTGKWYFVMLVYDGTQHGTDPNVLTIYLNGTKLTTPAGSSLPQLLQNPATGNTPFYVGSNLAATYSDFSMNGLTFWSRALSSTEAATVYNLSAGVGPNDTAAAQYSVWGVNNNLLSYWVMNEASGPRTDATGNGHTLTEQNGPIGSEIWAPTWVDALLSKTATSVFPTNSGSVGGQDRNSEALYSATVRGGKPGLKFPALSQMYVGNLPALFNSLGSGYIIANLVLDSPSTSESLSIMFSDDQDNTKLRYLGFNMLGTNDAPHANDGGNGVNPFTLRVRNDSGSGDISSLDGPESTGKIPAGNKGITPSTNHTLAIANVGSGLGAPAYRILIDGASQAVTVNDGGSGAFSNFWTSGLGNCTALTFNGLARLGDNTSGIWDISQNGFGITLGHVLIGGPYPGDAAFNALLSAIAAQ from the coding sequence GTGTGCACCGGCCGCGGCCGCTCGGTCGCGCACCGCGCCAACGCGATCTATTGGTGGAATCCGTATCTGCCCGGCACGATCCAGCAACGCACGGTCGCCCGGCTCACCAAGGCCAGCAGCCAGTACTTCAAGATCGCCGACGCGGGCGCCGGCGACCCCTTTAATTTTCAGACGGGCGGCGTGAGTAGCACCTGGACGAGTTGCTTCTGGGTGCGCTTCAACTCGATCTCCAACAACGACGGACTGCTCAATAAGACGCAGTTCGACGCCACGCTCAATAACGGTGTGTGGTTGTTGCGGCTGGGTGGCACGTTGGGGGCGAACCTCGAGTTCTGGGCTTGGAAGGGCGCGACATCTTCCGGCGCGGCGGTCGTCAGCGTGCCCGCCAGCGTGACGACGGGCAAATGGTATTTCGTGATGCTCGTCTACGACGGTACGCAGCACGGCACGGATCCTAACGTGCTCACCATTTATCTGAACGGAACCAAACTCACCACGCCCGCGGGGTCCAGCCTGCCGCAACTGCTGCAAAATCCAGCCACCGGTAACACGCCGTTTTACGTGGGGTCGAACCTGGCGGCCACCTACTCCGATTTCAGCATGAACGGACTGACGTTCTGGTCGCGCGCCTTGAGCTCGACCGAGGCGGCCACCGTCTACAACCTATCGGCGGGCGTGGGACCGAATGACACCGCCGCCGCGCAATACAGCGTGTGGGGCGTCAACAATAATCTGCTCTCCTATTGGGTAATGAACGAAGCCAGCGGCCCGCGCACGGACGCAACCGGCAACGGTCATACGCTCACGGAGCAGAACGGCCCGATCGGCAGCGAGATCTGGGCGCCGACCTGGGTCGACGCGCTGCTCAGCAAAACCGCCACCAGCGTTTTCCCTACCAACTCGGGCTCGGTCGGCGGCCAGGACCGCAATTCCGAGGCGCTGTACTCCGCCACCGTGCGCGGTGGCAAGCCGGGCTTGAAGTTTCCAGCGCTATCGCAGATGTACGTCGGCAACTTGCCGGCGCTTTTCAATTCGCTCGGCAGCGGCTACATCATCGCCAACCTGGTGCTCGATTCGCCCTCCACGTCCGAGTCGCTGTCGATCATGTTCTCGGACGATCAGGACAATACCAAGCTCCGCTACCTGGGCTTCAATATGCTGGGCACCAACGATGCCCCGCACGCCAACGACGGCGGCAACGGCGTGAACCCCTTTACGCTGCGCGTGCGCAATGACAGCGGCAGTGGCGATATCTCATCGCTCGACGGCCCCGAGTCCACCGGCAAAATCCCCGCCGGTAACAAGGGGATCACGCCCTCGACGAATCACACGCTGGCGATCGCCAACGTCGGCAGCGGACTCGGCGCGCCGGCCTATCGAATTCTCATCGATGGGGCCAGCCAGGCGGTCACGGTCAACGACGGCGGCTCGGGCGCATTCAGCAATTTTTGGACAAGCGGGCTGGGCAATTGCACGGCGCTCACGTTCAACGGCCTGGCGCGGCTGGGGGACAACACCAGCGGGATTTGGGATATCTCGCAAAACGGTTTCGGCATCACGCTCGGCCACGTCCTGATCGGCGGCCCTTACCCGGGCGACGCGGCATTCAATGCACTACTGAGCGCGATCGCCGCGCAATAG